The window GGCGAGGTCATGAGCACCGAGGTGATCATGGCGTTTATGCAGCAGCTCTTCCCCGTGTTGGTGGCTCCTGCCAGCAGGAGGTGGGGCATGTCCCGCAGGTCGACGATGACGGGGTTGCCGGATATGTCCATGCCCAGCCCCACGCGCAGGGGCGATCTCACCTTGCGGGCCTGGGGGGTGGCCAGTATGTCCCCGAGCGACACCAGGTCGCGCTCCCGGTTGGGTATCTCGATCCCCAGGGCGGATTTGCCCGGGATGGGGGTTATGATGCGGATATCGGGCGAGGCCATGGCGTAGGCTATGTCGTCGCTCAAGCTGAGAACGCGGTTCACCTTCACTCCGGAGCCCAGCTCCACCTCGAAGCGCGTGACCGTGGGTCCCCGGGTCACGTGGGTGACGGCCGCGTCCACGCCGAAGTCACGCAGCGTCTTCTCGAGGACAGAGATGCTCTCGTTCACGCTCTTGTGCGACACCGGGCTGCGGTCGAGGGAGCGCACGAGCAGTTCCAGAGGAGGCAGACGGTAGGTCCTGCCCGCGTCCTCCTCCACCACCTCGATGGCCATCTGCCCGCCCTCCTCAACCACCAGGTTGGATGCGGGCACCCTTTCCTGGGTTACCAGGGGTGGACTCGCCTGCGCGACCAGCGCGTCCGTTTCCGCCCGGGAAACGCCGGGCCTCCTTTGCGGCGGCTTTTCGGGCTCCTCCTCACGTCCTTTCCCCTCCCCTTCACGACGTCTTCCCTGTGCTAGTGAACGTTCCCGCTCCCTCTCCCGCCTCCTTCTTTCCACCCTCTCCTGCAGGTACTGGGAGACGGTCAGACCCGTGAAGAGAAGGAAGCCGACGATCAGCATGCCGACCACCAGGACATACGCACCCGCCCTGCTCACCAACTTGACCAGCGGCCAGCATATCACGGCACCCAGCAGGCCCCCGCCCGCGAACAGCCTCTCCTTTTCGAACATGACCTCCGGCGGACCCTTCCCCAGGTGCAGCAGGGCACAGACAGCGAGCATCAGGACGGCGATACCCGCCATCTCCACCCACGTGAGCCGCCACCCGTCCCGTCCCTCCTCCATCCCTCCCAACCTGCCGAAAAACAGGGTTACCCCCAACAGCAGCATGAGAAAGGGAAGGACGAAACGCACGTAACCCAGGAGATACGAGAAGAACCATTCCAGCCCGCGTCCCACCGGTCCGAGCGAGGAGAAGAAGAAACCCAGGAAGAGCAGGAGCGATGCCATAAGCAGAAGCACGCCGTATATCTCGCGCAGGTTGCGCGGCAACCCCTGCCGTTCCCGCCGACCGGCTCCGTTCTTCGCGCTTCCGGCCTGCGTCCTTTTTCTCCCGTCCCTTCCTGCGCTCTTTCCCGCGGCTCTCTTCGCCATCTTCCTCCCGGCTTCACATCGAGGCGCTAACGCACGCCGCGCGCAGCAGCCGGCAGCTCCCGTCGGCCGTCACGCGCACGACGCGTCCGTTTATCCGTTCTTCCACAACCGGGCCGCTTTCACCTTTCGCCCGCGGTAGCGGCTCCCGCGGGCGCCTGCGCCACGCACGTCAATCTCCCCGTCCCGCTCAAAGCTCCATTATGCTCTCCAGGCCCACGAGCAACCCCCTCATACCAACGACACTGCGCACCGCCATGAGCACGCCGGGCATGAAAGAGGTCCTGTCCGTGGAATCGTGTCGTATGGTAAGCACCTGTCCCGGGCCCCCGAAGATGACCTCCTGGTGGGCGACCAGTCCCGGCAGGCGCACGGAATGGATGTTGATGTCGCCTACCGTGAAGCCGCGCGGTCCCTCCGCGCTCTCCGCGGCCTCGTGCAAGCCCTTCTCCTCAAGGATGAGCCGTGCGGTGTTCAGCGCCGTGCCTGAAGGGGCGTCGAGCTTGGCGGCGTGATGCAGTTCTATTATCTCGCAACGCTCGAGGTAACGCGCCGCACGGCGGGCGAAGTGCATCATGAGGACCGCCCCCAACGCGAAATTGGGGGCCACCAGGCAGCAGACGCCCCCTTCGCTTGCCGAACGCCCCAACTCGTCCAGGTCCGCCTGCGAGAAACCTGTGGTGCCCACGACGCAGTGGATCCCCCAGCGCAGGACACGGGGAAGGTTCTCCCGCGCGGCCTCCGCAATGGTAAAATCCACCATCACGTCCACGGCCGCCTGCGACATGGCCCCTACGTCCCCCGCCACCGCGATCCCCGGCGGTACCCCGTCCACGAGGCGCGACAGGTCCTCGCCGCCAAAGGCGGGGTCAACGGCACAGGCCAGCTCGAGGTCTTCCTCCGCCGCGACGGCGCGGCAAACTTCCCGCCCCATGCGGCCTCCCGCTCCGCACACGCCGATCCTCATATCTCTCACCCCTCGCTCCGCTTTTCCTGGCGCGACGTCATCACGCGCCGCCTATACATGCCCTCCTCGCGGACGCCACCGTACCGCGCGCGGCCCGACGACTCAATAATAGCAGCGTCCGGGGACAGGGGGTCACGCTTCCCCGGCATGCGCGGCCCATATGCCCTTCCGTGAACGTCCATGCCGCGCGTTGGACGGGAAGCGCGGGGGCTCGTTTCTCGTGACGACGGCCGACATCGGGCGATGCCTTCCACGGAGCCGGAACCCGCCTTAGAAGAGGTGTCCCTGTATCTCGCGCTCGCCGAAGGGGCCGATGACCGCCGCAACCAGCTTGCGGGGGGCGAAAAGACGGTGGGCCAGGCGCATGACGTCGTCGACGGTGACCGCGTCGATCCCGGCGAGCAGCTCATCCAGGCTGAGGATATCGCTGCCGCATATCTCGGCCTTTCCCAGCCTGGTCATGCGGCTGCCGCTGTCCTCCAGGCTGAGCACCAGGCTGCCCTTGATGTGCCCTTTGGCCCGCTCCAGCTCGTCGCGCGTGATGCCCTTCTCCAGGATGTTCTCCATCTCCTCCTTGATCAGCTCCATGACCGCCGACGCGTTTTCGGGCTTACTTCCCGCGTATACGGCGAGCATGCCCGTTTCCACGTACATGGAATGGTAGGAGAAGATGGAATAGGCCAGCGACCTCTCCTCCCTGACCTTCTGGAAAAGCCTGGAACTCATCCCACCGCCCAGCACGTTGTCCAGGACGGCGAGCGCGAAACGGGAGGGATGGTTTCTGGGCAGACCCTGGGTGCCCAGCACCATGTGCGCCTGCTCGGTGGGGCGGTCGTATACCACCGTGTGGGGCCTGATGTCGGGAACGACGGTGTGCCTGCGGTGCCTCTCCCCCCCTCCATCGGCGTTCATGAGCTCGTCGACCATCTCCACGACGCGGTCGTGCTCCACGTTGCCCGCGACGGCCACCACGATGTTCTCGGGCCGGTAGAAACGCTTGAAGAAGGAGCGCACGTCCCCGTCGTCAAGGGTGCTTACGACGTTGTGGTTGCCCAGCACGCTCTGGCCGAGGGGGTGCGATTCCCACAGGGCGGAGACGAAAAGGTCGTGGATGATGTCGTCCGGAGAGTCCTCGTGCATGGCGATCTCCTCCAGGATGACCTTCCTCTCCGCGTCGACGTCCTGGGGGCGCATGACGGAACGCAAGAGCATGTCCACCATGACCTCCATGGCCTCCGCCACCCTTTCGTCCAGCACCTTCGCGTAGTAGCAGGTGTATTCCTTGGCGGAAAAGGCGTTGAGCTCGCCGCCCATGGCGTCGAACTCCTCGGCGATACGGCGCGCGGAACGTTTCTCGGTGCCCTTGAAGAGCAGGTGTTCGATGAAATGGCTTATCCCCGACAGCTCGAGGGGCTCGTCGCGCGAACCCACGCCCACCCAGAAACCGGCGGTCACGCTGCGCAGGTTGGGCATGCTCTCGGTGAGAACGCGGATGCCGTTGACGTTCTCGGTGCGCTGGTAGTGGGCCGTGTTCATGGGAGCGGCGACCCCGTCACCAGCCTTTCCTGTCATGCTTGAAGCGGTTGGGCTCGCCTCTCCCCCTGTTCTTCCCATCCTGCTTTCCCTGGGATCCGGGCTGGTGCCGCGGCTGGTACCTGGCATCACGCCGCGGCTGCGCCTTCCTCTCCTCTCCCGGCGATGTCTCGGCCCCCTCCGGCACCTGCAGGCCGATGCCGCGCAGGTTCACGCGGCCCAGCTTGTCTATCTCCATCACCTCGACCTTCACGCGGTCACCCACGTTGAGCACGTCCTCCACCTTGGCGACGTGGCGGTCGGAGAGCTTGGATATATGGATGAGTCCCTCCTTGCCCGGCAGGTATTCCACGAAGGCACCGAAGCTGGTGGTCCTGGTGACCGTGCCGTCGAACTGCTCGCCCGGTTGCGCCTCGCGGATGATCTGCTCCACCATCTTCTTGGCCGCCTCGGCGCTGGCGAGGTCCTTCGCCGTTATGAAGACGCGCCCGTCGTCCTCGATGTCCAGCTCCACGTCGTGCTCCGCCACTATGCGGTGGATCACCTTGCCGCCCGGACCGATGACCTCGCGTATCTTGTCCACAGGAACCTCGAAGGAGATCACGCGCGGCGCGTACGGCGATAGTTCCTCCCGCGGCTCCGCTATGGTCTCCTTGATCTTCCGCAAGATGTACATGCGCGCCTCGCGCGCCTGCTCGAGCGCCCGGCGCAGGGTATCGACGCCGATGCCCCTTATCTTCATGTCCATCTGCAGGGCGGTCACCCCGTCCGAGGTCCCCGCCACCTTGAAGTCCATGTCCCCGTACTTGTCCTCTATTCCCTGGATATCGGTGAGCACCGCCACGCCGTCCTCCTCCTTGATGAGCCCCATGGCGATGCCGGCCACGGCCTTCTTGTCCTTGAGCGGCACGCCGGCGTCCATCAGCGCCAGGCTGGAGGCGCACACCGAGGCCATGGAGGTGGAACCGTTGGAGGAGAGGACCTCGGAGACCAGTCGGATGGTGTAGGGGAAACGGTCCTCGTCCGGGATGAGGCCCACCAGGGCCCTCTCGGCCAGCGCGCCGTGGCCTATCTCCCTGCGGCGCGGGCCCCTGAGCATCCCCGTCTCCCCCACGCAGAAGGGAGGGAAATTGTAGTGATGGAGGAACCTCTTGCTCTCCTCCGGGGACAGGTCGTCGATCCTCTGCATGTCGCTGATGGGGCCCAGGGTCAGCAGGGTGAGCACCTGGGTGAGGCCGCGCGCGAAAAGCCCGGAACCGTGCGTCCTGGACACGAGACCCACCTCGCAGGTGATGGGACGGATCTCCTCCGGCCTGCGGCCGTCTATGCGCATGCCTTCCTCCAGGATCATGCGGCGCATGGCCTTACCCACCAGTTGGCTATAGTATTCCTTCAGTGAGAGGAGGAATTCCTCCGTGGTCCCCTCTATCTCCGCCTGCAGGATGAACTCGTTCTGCAGGCTGTCCAGCGCCCTGTCCCTCTCGGGTTTTTCCATCTGGTTGCGCGCCATCTCGCGCACCAGTCCCTCCACCCTGTTGGCCATCTCCGGGAAGCGTTTCTCCACGGCCTCGAGGTCGAACTTCTTCAGGTTGACCTCCCGCTTCGCCTTTCCGACCTCCTGGATCATCTGCTGCTGTAGGCGTATCATCTCCCGGATTCCCTGCTTGGAGAACTCCAGGGCGTCCGCGATATCCTCTTCCGGCACCTGGGAGGCTCCCGCCTCCACCATGATGATGTCCACCTCGTTGCTCTCCTCGTTGAGGACGCCGGCCACAACCAGGTCGAGCTGGCTCTCCTCCATCTCCTGTATGGTGGGGTTGATGGCGAAGCCACCTTGCAGCATGCCGACCCGCACCGCTCCCACGGGCCCGTTGAAGGGTATGTCCGATATGCACAGCGCCGCCGACGCCCCGTTCACCGCCAGCACGTCCGGGTGATTCGTCTGGTCGACGGAAAGGATGGTCGCGATGACCTGCACCTCGATGCGCATCCCCTCGGGGAAGTTGGGTCGCAGGGGCCTGTCAATGAGTCGCGCCGTGAGGATCGATTTCTCTGACGGCCTGCCCTCCCTGCGAAAAAAACCGCCCGGGATCTTGCCCGCCGCGTACATCCTCTCCTCCACGTCCACCACCAGGGGAAAGAAGTCCCTGTCCACCTCGTTCTTGGAACCCATGGCGGTCACCAGGATGTCCGTGCCCCCGCAAGATGCCACCACCGCCCCGTCGGCCAGGGTGGCCAGTTTTCCCACCTCGAACTCGATCTTCTTCCCCCAAAGATCGGTCGAGAAACGTCTAACCTGCTCTTCTGCCATTTCCGAGATCATCTCCAATCGTTTTAATCATGCTTCGTACGGGGCCCGCGTCAGCGCCGCAGGCCGAGCTTGTCTATGAGCCGGCGGTACCTTTCGACGTCCTTTTCCTTCAGGTAGTCCAGCAACCTCCTCCTCCTGCCCACCATCTTCAGCAGCCCGCGGCGCGAATGATGGTCCTTCTTGTGCACCTTGAGATGCTCGGTGAGCTCATCGATGCGCTTGGTGAGAAGGGCGATCTGCACTTCCGCGGAACCGGTGTCCTTTTCGTGAGCTCGAAACTCTTCGATAATGGAGAGTTTCTCCTCACCGCTGAGGGTCATGCCTTTCACCTCCTCCATCCCCTTAGACCCAAGGAAGGGGGCGGCGACCACCTTCCCTAGGCCTAGGTTCGGGCGGCTGTCCCGCCCTTACTGTGACCTCTTGATGTTTTCCCGATGATAATAGCACAGCGCAAGAGATGCAGTAAACGATAGGGATTTTTACCTGGTAAAAGGGGTTACCCGGCCTCCTCGGTGCGGGCCCTTTCTATGTCCCGCTCTATCTGCTCACGCAGGGCCCGGGCATCGGGGAACCTCTCCTCCCCCCGCAATCTCCTGCGGAAGGAAACGCCCAGGTACTGCTGGTAGAGGTCTTCCCCCTCCCAGTCGATTATGTGCACCTCGATCCTCCTCAAACGACGGGCATGCTCGAAGGTGGGCGCCTCCCCGATATAGATAACGGCGGGCATTCCCTGGCCCTCAAGGTGCGCTTCCCCCGCGTATACCCCCGTGGCGGGGATGCACCTCTCGTCGTGCACCTCGATGTTGGCGGTGGGAAAACCCAGCCTGCGGCCCCTGCCGTCCCCCCTCACCACGACCCCTTCCACCAGGTAATCCCATCCCAGCCTCCTGGCCGCCTCCTCCACCTCTCCCTCCTCGACCATCTTCCTTATGGAGGTGCTGGATATGATCTCGCCGTCCTCGCGCAACAGGGGCACCGACGTCACGCCCATGCCGTAATGCGCCCCCAGGGAGACAAGCATGGTCACGTCCCCCTGGCCTCCCCTCCCGAAACGGAAGTTCTCGCCCAGCACCACCTCGCGCGCGTGCAGCCTCTCCGCGAGCAGCTCGGCCACGAAACGCTCCGCCGTGATGGAAGCGAATTCCTCGTCGAAATGGGCCATGAGCACGGTGTCCACGTCCAACTCCTCCAGCAGGCGCAGTTTCTGCGCGCTGGACGAGAGCAGCTTGGGGTGCCTGCCGGGACTGAGCACCTCGAGGGGATGCCGGTCGAAGGTGAAAACGACGCAGCGCAGGTCGAGCTGGCGCGCCTCCTCGTGGGCGACGGATATTATCTTGCGGTGCCCGCGGTGCACGCCGTCGAACATGCCGATGGTGACCACCGTCTCCCCGATATCCTCCGGCACCGCATCTATTCCGGGTATGATCTCCATGGCGCGGCCTTCCGTCCTCCCTTCCTCGCCTTCTACGGACGGCCTTCCAGATAATAGTTCTTCCAGATAATAGTTGATTATAATATCCTCTTTGCGCGCAGGACGTGCGCTTTGCCGCCCGAGCGCTCGTAAACGCCGATCAGTTCCTCTCCGGCGGTCACCGCCACCATCTCGCCTTCCCCGGGAGCCTCGACGCCTTCCAGGAACATGTCCAGTGACAGCGGGGCGCCGTTGCGCGCCCTGTCCTCGTACTCGCGCCGCAGCCTTAAGACCTTGTACCCTCGCAGGGCTTCCAGCGGCGGCAGGACCACCTTTTCTCCCGCGAGAAAAAGCGAGCGCAGCTTTCGCGGGGTCATCGCCTCCTCCACGCGGAAGGGGCCGGAAGCCAGCCGCCGCAGGCCCGAGAGCATGCCGCCGCACCCCAGGATACGCCCCAGGTGAAAGGCGATCTCGCGCACGTAGGTCCCGGGGGAGCAGGAGACGGTGATGTCCACCTCCGCGGTCTCTCCTGCACGCCGGAAGGCGGTCATCTCCGCACCGTAAACCGTTATCTTCCTTCCCTTACGCTCCACTTCCCGGCCGCGCCTGGCGTAGTAATAGAGGGGTTTTCCCCCGTGCTTCACGGCGGAATACATGGGCGGCACCTGCTCACGCTCCCCCGCCAGGGAGGTCACGGCCGCGGCGACCTCCTCCTCCGTCGCCTCGCAGGGGACGACCTCCCTCACCTTCCCCTCGGCGTCCATGGTGTCCGTGATGATGCCCAGCACCACCGTCCCCCGGTATACCTTGGGATCTCCGGGCACGTAGGGCTGCAGCTTGCTGGCCCTTCCTACCAGGATGACCAGCAGCCCGTCGGCCATGGGATCGAGGGTTCCCGCGTGCCCCACCCTCGTGGTCCCGACGAGTCCCCTCACCTCGTCCACCATGTCATGGGAAGTGGGCCCTGGTGGCTTATCGAGAAGGATCAGTCCGCAGGGCTCAGGACCAACCATGGGCATCCCGCAGTGCTTCCAGCAGCTCATCCAGGCTGCCGGCGAGGTCCTTCCGCGAGGTATAGCCGGCGGCCGTCGCATGCCCCCCTCCCCCCAGGGCGCGCGCTACCGGCCCTACCTGGAAATCGTCCCGGGAGCGCAGGCTCACGCGCACCCTGCCGTCATCCAGTTCCTTGAAGACCGCCGCCACCCTCGTCCCCCGTACCGCCCGCAGGTGATCTATGAGGTCCTCGGTCTCGGAGAGGGCGGCGCCGGTCTCGGCGAGGTCCTCGCGGGTTATGTAGCTGTAAACCAGCCCGCAATCCTCCACCACCTC of the Actinomycetota bacterium genome contains:
- a CDS encoding DNA translocase FtsK 4TM domain-containing protein, with amino-acid sequence MAKRAAGKSAGRDGRKRTQAGSAKNGAGRRERQGLPRNLREIYGVLLLMASLLLFLGFFFSSLGPVGRGLEWFFSYLLGYVRFVLPFLMLLLGVTLFFGRLGGMEEGRDGWRLTWVEMAGIAVLMLAVCALLHLGKGPPEVMFEKERLFAGGGLLGAVICWPLVKLVSRAGAYVLVVGMLIVGFLLFTGLTVSQYLQERVERRRRERERERSLAQGRRREGEGKGREEEPEKPPQRRPGVSRAETDALVAQASPPLVTQERVPASNLVVEEGGQMAIEVVEEDAGRTYRLPPLELLVRSLDRSPVSHKSVNESISVLEKTLRDFGVDAAVTHVTRGPTVTRFEVELGSGVKVNRVLSLSDDIAYAMASPDIRIITPIPGKSALGIEIPNRERDLVSLGDILATPQARKVRSPLRVGLGMDISGNPVIVDLRDMPHLLLAGATNTGKSCCINAMITSVLMTSPPQEVRMLLIDPKYVELSHFNGLPHLLAPVVTDPKKASGALSWLVREMEQRYQVLSRAGVKNLVAYKDALREGLQKEVDDKGERLFPPMPYILVCIDELAELMLVSLAEVEDSIARIAQMARAVGIHLVVATQRPSVDVVTGIIKANMPSRIAFKVASQADSRVILDMGGAEKLVGHGDMLFLHPGSSRPVRLQGAFISEREIAAIVAYIKRQRGADYREDILEEVGADRKEQLREDELLEEAMEVVVRSGMASASLLQRKLRIGYARAARLVDLLEDHGVVGGYEGSKPRAVLMTPEELEERKRREAEA
- a CDS encoding 4-hydroxy-tetrahydrodipicolinate reductase encodes the protein MRIGVCGAGGRMGREVCRAVAAEEDLELACAVDPAFGGEDLSRLVDGVPPGIAVAGDVGAMSQAAVDVMVDFTIAEAARENLPRVLRWGIHCVVGTTGFSQADLDELGRSASEGGVCCLVAPNFALGAVLMMHFARRAARYLERCEIIELHHAAKLDAPSGTALNTARLILEEKGLHEAAESAEGPRGFTVGDINIHSVRLPGLVAHQEVIFGGPGQVLTIRHDSTDRTSFMPGVLMAVRSVVGMRGLLVGLESIMEL
- a CDS encoding insulinase family protein, which translates into the protein MGRTGGEASPTASSMTGKAGDGVAAPMNTAHYQRTENVNGIRVLTESMPNLRSVTAGFWVGVGSRDEPLELSGISHFIEHLLFKGTEKRSARRIAEEFDAMGGELNAFSAKEYTCYYAKVLDERVAEAMEVMVDMLLRSVMRPQDVDAERKVILEEIAMHEDSPDDIIHDLFVSALWESHPLGQSVLGNHNVVSTLDDGDVRSFFKRFYRPENIVVAVAGNVEHDRVVEMVDELMNADGGGERHRRHTVVPDIRPHTVVYDRPTEQAHMVLGTQGLPRNHPSRFALAVLDNVLGGGMSSRLFQKVREERSLAYSIFSYHSMYVETGMLAVYAGSKPENASAVMELIKEEMENILEKGITRDELERAKGHIKGSLVLSLEDSGSRMTRLGKAEICGSDILSLDELLAGIDAVTVDDVMRLAHRLFAPRKLVAAVIGPFGEREIQGHLF
- a CDS encoding polyribonucleotide nucleotidyltransferase, whose protein sequence is MAEEQVRRFSTDLWGKKIEFEVGKLATLADGAVVASCGGTDILVTAMGSKNEVDRDFFPLVVDVEERMYAAGKIPGGFFRREGRPSEKSILTARLIDRPLRPNFPEGMRIEVQVIATILSVDQTNHPDVLAVNGASAALCISDIPFNGPVGAVRVGMLQGGFAINPTIQEMEESQLDLVVAGVLNEESNEVDIIMVEAGASQVPEEDIADALEFSKQGIREMIRLQQQMIQEVGKAKREVNLKKFDLEAVEKRFPEMANRVEGLVREMARNQMEKPERDRALDSLQNEFILQAEIEGTTEEFLLSLKEYYSQLVGKAMRRMILEEGMRIDGRRPEEIRPITCEVGLVSRTHGSGLFARGLTQVLTLLTLGPISDMQRIDDLSPEESKRFLHHYNFPPFCVGETGMLRGPRRREIGHGALAERALVGLIPDEDRFPYTIRLVSEVLSSNGSTSMASVCASSLALMDAGVPLKDKKAVAGIAMGLIKEEDGVAVLTDIQGIEDKYGDMDFKVAGTSDGVTALQMDMKIRGIGVDTLRRALEQAREARMYILRKIKETIAEPREELSPYAPRVISFEVPVDKIREVIGPGGKVIHRIVAEHDVELDIEDDGRVFITAKDLASAEAAKKMVEQIIREAQPGEQFDGTVTRTTSFGAFVEYLPGKEGLIHISKLSDRHVAKVEDVLNVGDRVKVEVMEIDKLGRVNLRGIGLQVPEGAETSPGEERKAQPRRDARYQPRHQPGSQGKQDGKNRGRGEPNRFKHDRKGW
- the rpsO gene encoding 30S ribosomal protein S15, with protein sequence MTLSGEEKLSIIEEFRAHEKDTGSAEVQIALLTKRIDELTEHLKVHKKDHHSRRGLLKMVGRRRRLLDYLKEKDVERYRRLIDKLGLRR
- a CDS encoding bifunctional riboflavin kinase/FAD synthetase encodes the protein MEIIPGIDAVPEDIGETVVTIGMFDGVHRGHRKIISVAHEEARQLDLRCVVFTFDRHPLEVLSPGRHPKLLSSSAQKLRLLEELDVDTVLMAHFDEEFASITAERFVAELLAERLHAREVVLGENFRFGRGGQGDVTMLVSLGAHYGMGVTSVPLLREDGEIISSTSIRKMVEEGEVEEAARRLGWDYLVEGVVVRGDGRGRRLGFPTANIEVHDERCIPATGVYAGEAHLEGQGMPAVIYIGEAPTFEHARRLRRIEVHIIDWEGEDLYQQYLGVSFRRRLRGEERFPDARALREQIERDIERARTEEAG
- the truB gene encoding tRNA pseudouridine(55) synthase TruB; translated protein: MSCWKHCGMPMVGPEPCGLILLDKPPGPTSHDMVDEVRGLVGTTRVGHAGTLDPMADGLLVILVGRASKLQPYVPGDPKVYRGTVVLGIITDTMDAEGKVREVVPCEATEEEVAAAVTSLAGEREQVPPMYSAVKHGGKPLYYYARRGREVERKGRKITVYGAEMTAFRRAGETAEVDITVSCSPGTYVREIAFHLGRILGCGGMLSGLRRLASGPFRVEEAMTPRKLRSLFLAGEKVVLPPLEALRGYKVLRLRREYEDRARNGAPLSLDMFLEGVEAPGEGEMVAVTAGEELIGVYERSGGKAHVLRAKRIL